The sequence CAGAGTCATTAAGGTTACCGCTTCTTTCTTCGATACTTGTTCTTGTTTCGTCTTTATTTCACTCGGGAAGTATTCCCGTTCGACTAAGGCGACATTTTCTAAAAAACTCAAAAGCTCCGGAAACTGCGAAGCAACAGAGCTTAATTCTTTAATATTTTCCAGGCGGTATAAATCCTCTTCAATTTTGGGGTTATAAATTTCCAAATAACCGGTTTCTTTAAAAACTTCGTCTAATATCTCCAAGGTTGTTTTTCCCTGAATTTTAAATTTTTCGGCAAATTCCAAAAATTTTTTCAGCCGGATTTTGCCTAATTTCTCGATTCTTTTATAAGAAATCGTGTCTTGGGGATTAGCCAAAAGCCTAAGATAAGCCAAAACGTCCTTAATTTCTTTGCGTTCATAAAAGCGGACGCCGCCAATTAGAAGATAGGGTATGCCTGCTTGTAAAAAGGTTTCTTCAAGAACCCGTGATTGCGCGTTAGTGCGGTAAAGAATGGCAAAATGACCCAAAGAGTAGAGTTGAGAATTTAAAACAAAAGATTTAATTGTTTCGACAATAAAGGAAGCTTCGTCTTGTTCATCCCGGGCTTCGTAAAGGTTAATCTTTTCTCCCTGAGGGTTTTTGGTCCAAAGTTTTAAAACCGGGTGACCGGTGTTGCGCCCAATAACCGCATGGGCCGCGTCTAAGATTTTTTGCGTGGAACGGTAATTTTCCTCGAGATTAAAAATCTTTAAAGTGGGAAACGTCTTTTTAAATTCCAAAACATTTCTGAAGTTGGCGCCGCGCCAACCGTAAATTGACTGGCTGCAATCACCCACAACACAAATATTTTTGCTTCTCTTGGCCAACATTTCGATTAAAACCGCCTGAGCGTGATTCGTATCCTGATATTCGTCAACTAAAAGATAGGTGAACTTGTTTTGGTATTTTTCCAAAACCGACGGTTCTTTCTGCCAAAGCCTGACGGTTTCCATCAAAAGATCGTCAAAATCCAAAGCGTGATTTTCCTTTAAAATTCGCTGGTAAATAAGATAAATACGGGCGACGGTTTCTTGAAAATAACCCCGGGCAAATTGCGGATATTCCAAAGCGCCAATAAGCTCATTTTTGGCTTGGGAAATCGTGGTTAAGACCGAGGACGGGTTATAGTTTTTTGAGGAAATGTCCAATTGTTTCATAGTTTCTTTAATGGCCGACAAACTGTCATCTTCATCATAGATTAAATAATTCTGGGGTAAACCTAAAAATTTACCTTCGGCACGCAAAATTTTGGCACAAAGGGAATGAAAAGTGCCAGTAAAGGGAAGACTGGATATTGGATATTGGGAATTGGGAATTAGTAATTTACGGATTCTTTCTTTCATTTCGCCGGCGGCTTTATTGGTAAAAGTCACCATCAGGATATTTTCCGGTTTGATCCCTTTTTGAGAAATAAGATAGGCGACGCGGTAGGTTAAAACCCGAGTCTTACCGGAACCGGCGCCGGCCAAAATCAAAACCGGGTCGTCTGTTGCCAAAACCGCCAGTTTCTGTTCCGGATTTAAATCATTAAGAAAATTAATTAACATTATTTTTACTTATTGA comes from Patescibacteria group bacterium and encodes:
- a CDS encoding UvrD-helicase domain-containing protein produces the protein MLINFLNDLNPEQKLAVLATDDPVLILAGAGSGKTRVLTYRVAYLISQKGIKPENILMVTFTNKAAGEMKERIRKLLIPNSQYPISSLPFTGTFHSLCAKILRAEGKFLGLPQNYLIYDEDDSLSAIKETMKQLDISSKNYNPSSVLTTISQAKNELIGALEYPQFARGYFQETVARIYLIYQRILKENHALDFDDLLMETVRLWQKEPSVLEKYQNKFTYLLVDEYQDTNHAQAVLIEMLAKRSKNICVVGDCSQSIYGWRGANFRNVLEFKKTFPTLKIFNLEENYRSTQKILDAAHAVIGRNTGHPVLKLWTKNPQGEKINLYEARDEQDEASFIVETIKSFVLNSQLYSLGHFAILYRTNAQSRVLEETFLQAGIPYLLIGGVRFYERKEIKDVLAYLRLLANPQDTISYKRIEKLGKIRLKKFLEFAEKFKIQGKTTLEILDEVFKETGYLEIYNPKIEEDLYRLENIKELSSVASQFPELLSFLENVALVEREYFPSEIKTKQEQVSKKEAVTLMTLHAAKGLEFSVVFMVGMEEGLFPHSRSLLDKEELEEERRLCYVGITRAKEKVYLTYARRRLYFGQKTSNLISQFIGEIPEELLTFRSKTENF